Below is a window of Hydrogenimonas sp. SS33 DNA.
TTCACCGATTCCCAGGTCGCAGTGGATGGAGAAGGCCTTCTTCTGCATCACTTTGGCCGCTTTGGCTTCCCTTTCTTCGTCGAAAAGGATGGTGCCTTTGTCGTAGACGGTCACGTTTCCGAAGGTGATGGTGAGGGTCCGTGGGTCGCATTCGGCGCCGCTGGCCCCGATGGTTGAGGCGATACGCCCCCAGTTGGGGTCTTCGCCGTAAAGGGCCGTCTTGACCAGCAGGGAGTGGGTGAGGGCTTTGGCGGCGACGGCGGCGTCGGCATCGTTTTTGGCACCGGTGACCCTGAAAGCGACGCATTTGGTGGCCCCTTCGCCGTCGGCGACGATTTTGAGGGCCAGTTCGTGCATCACCTTTTCCAGGGCGAAAGCGAAGGCCTCCCGGCGGTAGATACCTGATTTTCCGTTGGAAAGAAGCATCACCGTGTCGTTGGTGGAGGTGTCGCCGTCGACGCTGATGGCGTTGAAGGTGGTGGCGGCGCAGGCGCGCAGCAGCGGTTTCATCTCATCCTGCGGGATCGCCGCATCGGTGGTAATGAAGCAGAGCATCGTCGCCATCGCGGGGTCGATCATGCCCGCCCCCTTGGCCATGGCGCCGATGCGGAAAGAGGCGCCGCTATCAAGCTGCACTTCGAAAGCGACGGTTTTGGGGTAGCTGTCGGTCGTCATGATCGCCTCCGCCGCCGCATCACCGTCTCTTTTTTTGAGGTCGAACCGTTCGACGCCCGCTTTGATTTTTTCCACCGGAAGCGGTACCCCGATGACGCCGGTGGAACTCATCACGGGATGGGTGATGTTCCCAAGTCTGTCGCAGGCATGGGCCAGAATGGTTTCGATGTCTTCAACCCCTTTCTCTCCGGTCATGGCGTTGGCGTTTTTGGCGTTGATGAGTACGAAATCGCTCTGCTTGACGCCATGCTTTTGAAAATGGCGGATGGGTGCGGCTTGGAAGCGGTTGGTGGTGAAGATCGCTTCCACGTCACAGAGGGTGTCGGAGTGGATGAAGGCGATATCCTTTTGGCCCTGGGGTTTCAGGCCCGCGGCGATACCGTCGGCGTAAAACCCCTGGGGCGCGCAGACACCGTTGTCAATAGATACGAGTTTGAACATAGCGGAATCTCCTGATTAATAAAGGGCATCTCAAAAAAGAAAGATGGAAAAAATCGAAAGGAAGAGAAACAAAAGAGGAGGGCGGCCAAAGGAGACCTTCGGCCCGAAGGGCTTAGGCGCCCTTCTTTTTCATGGTGCGCAGCGTGGATGCGGCGACTTTGATCTTCTTGCGCGTTCCGTCTTCGAGCGTGATGCGAACGGTGCGAAGGTTGGGCAGAAAGCGACGCTTCGTTTTGTTGTGGGCGTGGCTGACGTTGTATCCGGTCATCGGACCTTTTCCGGTAATAGAGCATTTTCGTGCCATAATTTCTACCTTTGCAAAATATTGGGTGTCAAAAAGTTGGCTAATTCTATTGAAACGAAGCAAAAAGTTTGCTTAATTTAAGGAATGATTTATTTTGACGAAGGCCTCTCTTTTCACCTTTTTCCCAGAGTTACGTTAAAATTCTATAATTAACTGAAGTAATTAACTTGCAAGGTGCCGCTTTATGGTGACTCGGGAAGAGATAGAATCCTATATCGAACAAGTGCCTCCGCTCCCCTCCACACTTAGGGAGAGCCTCGCCGCACTCGAGAAAAAAGAGCTGGCGGAAGCGGCGAAGACCGCCTCCGCGGACGTGGCGATGGTGCACTATCTGCAGTGTGTCGTCAACAGTGCGGCCTACGGGTTCCGCAACGAGCTGAAGGAACCGAAGCAGATCTTTTCGGCCCTGGGGACGGAGCGTGCCAAATCGCTGCTCTATGCCTACATGGTCTCCCTGATGAGCCCGAAAGCGTGGCGTTTCTTCCGTCTCACTTCCGACGACTTCACCCATTTTCAGACATCGTTGATGGCCCGGTGGGAGAAGCTGCTGAAACAGGAAGGCGCCGACGAGAAATACCTGAGTGCGGCGGCCCTGATGAGTGCGGGACTGGTGGTCGCCGATGCGCTCTTTGGCGAATATGCGGCGGATGTGGCGCTCTTAAGGGAGCATGAGGCGCTGGACCTCGACACGATTTTGGAGCGGCTGACGGGTATGCGGTTTGACGGCCTGGTGGATATGGTCGCACAAAAGTGGGAGATGCAAAGAGATGTCCGGGAGGTGGTGCGCCTGGCTTTCGGCAACGAGGCGTGCGGTATGGAGGAAGAGACGTGCCGGCTCGCCCGGCTGCTCCACCTGCTGCTCTTCTATGAACTGAGCCGCCCGGTGATGATGGAGGCGGAAGCCAACGCCTTTGTCGAATTCCGGCCCGAATTCGTCGCGCCGGTGATAGAGCGGTTTGAAAAGGCGGTGGAGATCGCATGAGACCCGTTATCAAAAAGCAGCGCATCGCCCTCTTCGCCCCCCAGGGGTTTCTCGACGGCAACAACGCTTCCCAGCTCATTACGATGCAGGATATCCAGGCGACGCTCTCCGCCAATGTCAACATGGTGCTGGTTTCGCTGAAAAAGGTGGTTTTCTTCAACAAAAACGGCATCACCGTCGTCCTCGACGCCCTGGAGAAGATACAGAAAAAGAACAAGGCGACCATCGGGTTCTGCGACTACGACCGGAAACAGTACGACGCTTTTTTCAAGTTTTTCGAAGGGGATATCAACTTCTCCCTCTTCAAAACCATCGACATCGCCATGCTTTTCGCCGGCGGGCTCGAGGCGAAATCCCGGGACGAAAATGTCCTTCTCTTCAATGAAGACCCGACCCAGCGGAGCATGCAGGCGATCGAGATATTCGACCGGGGTTACAATCCGGTCGTCGTGCAGAAGCTGGAAGATTTCACCTCCAAAGCGGAGGAGAGCGACAAGTTCGCCGCCGTCGTCGACATGACCTACCTGGGCCTCATGTCCAGCCGCATCGCCGCCAGGACCCGGGGAAACTGCGTCATCTACTACCTCAAAGGCTTTCTCGACGGCTCCATTACGGAGCAGTTCGACCTCCTCTACCACCAAAACTGCCTGAAGGTGGGGTTCCAGCTCTTCATGTTCGACGCCACCCGGGTCAGCTCCCTCAACATCCACGCCGCCAACTTCTTCTCCAGGCTTTCAACCGCCGGGGCCGAATACGGCGCCCTCATCGCCATCGTGGGCCTCGATATGGAGAAGACGCCCAGAAAGTTCGTGGAAGAGCTGGAAGATGCGGGCATCATGTTTTTCGAGAATGAAACGGACTTTTTCACCGACGAGGTCGTGCAGTCCATGAGCGGCGGCGGTGCGGCGGTGAAGAAGGAGAAGCACAAACTGACCAAACCGGTCGTGGCCCGCCTGCCGGTGCTGGTCTCCGCGACGATGGATACGCTCCAGATGATGACGGGGATGATGGCGCTGAAGGAGGGGATGGCGATTCAGCCGCTGAAACTCGGCGGCGAGGCGCTGATGGCCAGCTCCATCGCCTTTTACGGCGATATCGACGGAATGATGACGCTGGTGATGCCCAAAACCATGGTCAAAAAGGCGTGCACCCTGATTCTGGGTGAAGAGAGCGATGACAACGAAGTGCTGGCCGACGCGCTGAGCGAACTGGTCAATATCGTCGCCGGCAAATCGAAGACGATGCTGCAGGATCAGGGGGTGATGATCAACATCACCCTGCCGCGCAGCTACACCACCATCGAAGATCTCGAGCAGACCCTGGCGGGTATCCAGGGTGTTCAGGTAAACTTCAGTTTTGAAGATTATCCTTTCACATTCTATTTGAGCCCGTGAGTCCGGTGAAGGGTGAACGGGAAACAGTACACGGTGAACAGTAAACATTGAACAGTAAACGGAGAGAAGGAGTCGTATGAGCATGTTGGTGGCGCCGAGTATTCTTTCGGCCGATTTCGGCCATCTGGCCCGGGATGTGGAGGCGATCTGCGAAGGGGGATGCGATTTTGTCCATGTGGATGTGATGGACGGCCACTTCGTGCCGAACCTGACCATCGGACCGGTCGTCGTCGAAGCGGTGGCCAAAGCGGCCACGAAGCCCCTGGATATCCATCTGATGGTGGAAAACAACACCTTTTTCGTCGACCTTTTCGCCCCATTGAAGCCGGAATTCATCTCCTTTCACATCGAGGAGGAGAAGCATCCCCATCGGCTGATCCAGAAGATCCGCGGGCTGGGGATCCGCCCCTCCATCGTGCTCAACCCCCATACGCCGCCGCAGTGTGTGGAGTATCTGCTCGAAGACCTGGATATGGTGCTGCTGATGAGCGTCAACCCGGGATTTGGGGGGCAGCGGTTCATTCCCGGCGTCCTGGAGAAGGCGAAAGTGCTCAAAGAGCTGGTGGAGAAGCGCAACCCCAAGTGCCTCATCGAGATCGACGGCGGCGTGAGCGACGCCAACATCCATGCCGTCAAAGAGGCCGGCGTCGACGTGGCGGTGTCGGGAAGCTACGTGTTCAGGCACAGAAACGGCATCCGCCACGCCATCGAAAGCCTGAAAGTTTGACGTTGGCCGTTAGCCGGAGCTGATAGATGCCCGATTCCCGCCCAACCCCCCGTGTCAAAATCTGCGGCATCACCAACCTCGACGATGCCATGGCGGCCGTGGAGGCGGGGGCCGACGCTTTGGGTTTCGTCTTTTACGAAAAATCCCCCCGGTACGTGAGTGTGCAGGAGGCCAAAGCCATCGTCACACAGCTTCCCCCCTTCGTGGAGCGGGTGGGGCTCTTCGTCAACAAAACGCCGATGGAGGTGGACCTGGCCTGTGCCGAGAGCGGCATGAGCTTGGCGCAGATCCATTTTGATGTGGACGAAAGCTACCTCCATGCACTCCATACCAAAGCGCTGCCGGTGGTCCGGGCGCGCGCACCTGAGGATGTCATGACCTTCGAAGGGCGCTACCGTCTGGTGGACGCCTTCTGTGAAAGCTACGGCGGTGCGGGAAAGCGGCTCAACCTGGAGTGGTTCGAAGGCATCGACTGCTCGCGCATCGTCCTGGCGGGGGGGCTGACGCCGGAGAATGTCTCCGAAGCCCTTGCTTACGGTTTTTACGGTGTCGATGTGAGCAGCGGGGTCGAGAGAGCGAGAGGGAAGAAGGACCCCGCCAGAATCCGGGCCTTCATCGAAGCGGTCAAAGGGAGCGCGTGCGGCCGCTGATCGACAACCTCGTCGCCGCCGTCAAGAAGCGGGGAGGGAGGATGCCGCTGGAGGAGTTCCGCGCCCTCATCCAAAAGACCCGCGACTCCCTCTTCGAAGATGTGGATACCCTGACCGAACTGGTGATCGCCTCGGGGGTGCCCATCGACATCGTCGGCGAGGAGGTGGTGCTGGAGACCTTCTTCCGCCCCTGGCGGGAGGAGACCTTCTGCGTCGTCGACATCGAGACTAACGGGAGTGTCCCCAGCCGCTCCCAGATCATTGAGATCGGTGCATTGAAGTGGCGAAACGGCGAGATCGTCGATAGGTTCGAATCTTTCGCGGCCTGCAGCTACCTCCCCTACCAGATCAGCGAAATCACCGGCATCAACCCCGAAGACCTGGAAGGGGCGCCGGAACTTTCGAAAATGTTGCCGAAATTCAAGGCCTTTCTGGGAAGTGCGGTGTTCGTCGCCCACAACATCTCCTTCGACTACAACTTCGTCTCCCACTCCTTCGAGCGTTTCGGGCTGGGGGTGCTGGGCAACCGGAAACTCTGCACCATCGAGCTGGCGCGGCGCACCATCGAAGCGGAGCGGTACGGCCTGGGGCACCTGAATGTGGCGCTGGACATCAACACGCTGGTCCATCACCGCGCCTACGCCGATGCCCTGACCGCCTCCAAAGTCCTGGAGATCGGGCTGAAAAACCTCCCCGAAACGGTCGTCACCACCGAAGAGCTGATCGACTTCACGAAGATGCCGGTAAGAAAGGCGAAGCAGCTTCGCTCGACCGGAAACTGATCAGACGAAGCGGTTCATCACTTTCGCCGCAAGCAGGTCTCCCCAGACATTGACGGCGGTGCGGAACATATCGAGGATTCTGTCCACCGCGGCGATGAGGCCGATGGCTTCCAGGGGCAGGCCGACGGCGGAGAGGATCATCGTCATCATCACCAGCCCCGCGCCGGGAATGCCCGCGGCACCGACGGAGGCGAAGGTGGCGGTGAGGAAAATGACGATCTGCTGGGAAAAGCCCAGCTCCACGCCGTAACTGTTGGCGATGAACATGACGGCGATCGCTTCGTAGAGGGCGGTTCCGTCCATATTGACCGTGGCGCCCAGAGGAAGCACGAAGCCGGCGCTTTCGCGCTTGACGCCGCCCTTGGTGGATGCGACGTCGATGGAGACGGGGAGGGTGGCGGAGCTGGAGGCGGTCGAAAAGGCGATAAGCACCGCTTCGCGCACTTTCCGGAAATACTCCAGCGGATTGAAACGCCCCAGAAAAGCGGCGACGGCGGGCAGGACGAAGAGGGCGTGCAGAAAGAGGGCGGTCAAAACCGCCGCCACGTAGCTTTTCAGGTCGACAATAGTCTGGAACCCCTCTTTGGCCACGACATAGCCGATGAGGGAGAAGACCCCGAGGGGGGTCAGGGCGATGACCCATTCGGCCACTTTGGCCATGGCGTCGTTGACACTTTCGAAAAAGAGCTGAAGCGTCTCCCGTTTGGCCGGCTCCAGGTAGAGGGCGGCGACGGCGAAGAGGATGACGAAGACCAGAATCTGGACGATCCTCCCTTCGTCGAGCGAATGGAAAATATTGGCGGGAACGAAGGAGAGCAGCAGCGAAGCGAAGCTCTGCTCTTTCGGCGGTTGAATGGTCTGTGCGGCATGGAGGTGGTGGGAGGTGGCCGGTTCCGCGAAGTTGACGACGAGCAGACCCAGCGTCACCGCCAAAGCGGTGGTGAGCAGGTAGTATCCGAAGGTTTTGATGCCGAGGTTTTTGAGCGCTTCGCCGCTTCCCAGGCTCACCACCGCCACGAAGACTGAGGCGAAAACCAGGGGAATGATGAGCATTTTCAGCAGCATCAGAAAGAGGTCGCCGAGCCATTTGAGCGACAGCATCGCTTCTGGCAGCCACAGGCCGGCGAGAATGCCGAAAAGAATGGCCAGAAGTGTCAGGCTTTCGATGGAGAAGAGTTTTTTCATGACGGTTTTTCCATTTTCGGTAATTGCCATCCCCTGTAATAGGCGATGAGGCGGAGAGCGAGCCCGGCGGCCGCAACGGTTCCCGTGGCCCACGGGCCTTTCCATCCCAGTGCGTCGCCGAGATAGAGCAGCAGCGAAACAAGCAGGGCGACGGTGCCGTAAAAGTCGGCGGTGAGGACGATGGGCACTTCGTTGACCATCATGTCGCGCAGCATGCCGCCTCCCACGGCGGTGACAAAGCCGAGCAGAAGTGTCCCCAGAAGGTTGAAATGGGCGTCGATGGCAGTCAGCGCCCCGGTCAGGGCGAAGGCCACCAGTCCGATGCTGTCACTCAGAATGAAGAGGGTGTGGCGTTCGGGGCGGGCGCGGGTATGCAGCCGCAGCAGCAGGGCGGCGGCGATGCCGGCCGCCACGAAGAGCGTCACCGTCCCGTCGGAGAAGGCGACCGGCGTGCGGCCCACCGTGATGTCCCGTATCATGCCGCCTCCCAGCGCCGTCAGAAAGGCGGCGATGATGAGCCCCAGCAGGTCGAGCTCCTTGCGCACGCCTGCCAGAAAACCGCTGACGGCGAAACTGGCCAGCCCCAGGGCGTCGGCAACGGCGAAAAGGGTCATGCGATGTGGTCGATGTACTCGTTTTTAAACTCGACGTAGCGCCTGGCGGAGGCGTAGAGCTCCTCCACCTCTTCGTCGGTGAGCTGCCGGACCGCTTTGGCGGGCGAGCCGATGATGAGGCTGCGGGGCGGGAAGGTTTTGCCGCCGGTCACCAGCGCCCCGGCGCCGACGATGGACTCTTTGCCGATGACGGCGCCGTCGAGGATGGTGCTGTTCATTCCGATGAGGCAGCCGTCTTCGATGGTGCAGCCGTGGAGCATCACCCTGTGCCCCACCGTCACGTCGTTTCCGATGATGGTCGGGTGGCCGTCGCTCATGTCGGGTTTTTTGTAGTGGGTGACGTGGATCATCGTCAGGTCCTGGATGTTGGTCCTGTCACCGATGCGGATTTTGTGGACATCTCCGCGGATGACGCACCCGAACCAGACGGAACACTCTTCGCCCGTCTCCACATTTCCCACGACGGTCGCGTCGGGGGCGACCCAGCACTTTTCGCCGAATTTGGGAAACCACTCTTTGTATCGCAAAAGCATGGCCACTCCTCGTTTTTTGGGTGATTATACTACAATGGCGTATGGATTTTCTCAAATTTGCAGAGCATGCCGACTGGAGTGATCCGGTTAACTGGATCCCCGTCATCATCGTCGGGTATATCTTCATCTATCTGGTCGGAATCTTTTTCGGGGAGGAGTAGGGTCAGAGCCGTTTGATCTTCTCGATCTCGTCTCTGAGCCGCGCCGCCTCCTCGAACTCCAGCTTTTTGGCCGCTTCGTGCATCTTTTTGGTCAGCTCCCTGACCAGCTTCTGCCGCTCTTTGGCCGGCATCCGCTCCACTTTGTTCTTCTTTTCGTAGAGGATGCCGTGGTCTTCGACTTTGAGGTTCTCGTCGAGCCGGCGTCCCACCGAGGTGGGGGTGATACCGTGCTTTTCGTTCCACTCCCGCTGCCTTTTGCGGCGTTCCTGGGTGGTTTCGATGGCCCGCCGCATCGAGTCGGTCATCTTTTTGGCGTACATCAGCACCCGCCCGTTGACATTCCGCGCCGCCCGGCCCATGGTCTGGATGAGGGCGGTTTCGCTGCGCAGGAAACCCTCCTTGTCGGCGTCCAGAATCGCCACGAGGCTCACCTCCGGCAGGTCGAGGCCTTCGCGCAGAAGGTTGATGCCCACCAGCACGTCGAACTCCCCAAGGCGTAGGGAGCGGATGATCTGGTTGCGCTCGATGGCGTCGATATCGCTGTGCATATATTTGACCTTGAGTCCGAGGTCGTTGTAGTAGGTGGTCAGCTCCTCGGCCATCTTTTTGGTCAGCACCGTCACCAGCACCCGCTCGCCGCGGGCCACCACCTTTTTGATCTCGTCGTAGAGGTCTTCCACCTGGTATTCGCTGTCCTTGACCTCCACCTCCGGGTCCAGCAGCCCCGTGGGGCGGATGATCTGTTCGGCCACCACGGCGGAGAGTCCGGTCTCCAGCTCCCCCGGCGTGGCGGAGACGAAGAGGTAGTGGGGCGCTTTGTCGATGAACTCCTCGAACTTCAGAGGGCGGTTGTCCAGGGCGCTGGGGAGGCGGAAGCCGTACTCCACCAGCACCTCTTTGCGGCTTCGGTCTCCCGCGTACATCCCCCTGAACTGGGGAAGACTGACGTGGCTTTCGTCGACGATGATGAGGTAGGGGCGCCGTTTGATCTCGAAATAGTCCAGCAGGGAGTAGGGGGTCTCGCCCGGCTTTTTGCCCGTCAGGTGCCTGGCGTAGTTCTCGATGCCCTTGCACATGCCGGTGGTCTCCAACATCTCCAGGTCGAATTCGGTGCGCTGTTTGAGGCGCTGGTACTCGAGGAGTTTGCCCTCCTTCTTGAACCAGGCCAGCCGCTCGGCCAGCTCATCTTCGATGCTCTTGATCGCCTCCTGCAGCCGGGTGCCGCCGACGATGAAGTTGCTGGCGGCGTAGACGGTGGTGGTGGTCAGGTCGCTGATTTTGCGGTTGGTCAGCGGGTCGAAAGTGTAGAGAGCTTCGATCTCGTCGCCGAAAAACTCCACCCGCAGGGCCTCCTCTTCGGCGTAGGCGG
It encodes the following:
- a CDS encoding TRIC cation channel family protein → MTLFAVADALGLASFAVSGFLAGVRKELDLLGLIIAAFLTALGGGMIRDITVGRTPVAFSDGTVTLFVAAGIAAALLLRLHTRARPERHTLFILSDSIGLVAFALTGALTAIDAHFNLLGTLLLGFVTAVGGGMLRDMMVNEVPIVLTADFYGTVALLVSLLLYLGDALGWKGPWATGTVAAAGLALRLIAYYRGWQLPKMEKPS
- the uvrB gene encoding excinuclease ABC subunit UvrB, translated to MLFELKSDFQPSGDQPQAIKLLTNSIEAGHRYQTLLGVTGSGKTFTMAQVIQKLQMPTLIMTHNKTLAAQLYSEFKGFFPDNHVEYFISYYDYYQPEAYIPRQDLFIEKDSSVNEELERLRLSATASLLTYDDVIVVASVSANYGLGNPVEYKKMVQKLEIGDEIDQRSLLLKLVEMGYKRNDNFFDRGDFRLSGDVVDIYPAYAEEEALRVEFFGDEIEALYTFDPLTNRKISDLTTTTVYAASNFIVGGTRLQEAIKSIEDELAERLAWFKKEGKLLEYQRLKQRTEFDLEMLETTGMCKGIENYARHLTGKKPGETPYSLLDYFEIKRRPYLIIVDESHVSLPQFRGMYAGDRSRKEVLVEYGFRLPSALDNRPLKFEEFIDKAPHYLFVSATPGELETGLSAVVAEQIIRPTGLLDPEVEVKDSEYQVEDLYDEIKKVVARGERVLVTVLTKKMAEELTTYYNDLGLKVKYMHSDIDAIERNQIIRSLRLGEFDVLVGINLLREGLDLPEVSLVAILDADKEGFLRSETALIQTMGRAARNVNGRVLMYAKKMTDSMRRAIETTQERRKRQREWNEKHGITPTSVGRRLDENLKVEDHGILYEKKNKVERMPAKERQKLVRELTKKMHEAAKKLEFEEAARLRDEIEKIKRL
- a CDS encoding HDOD domain-containing protein, with the protein product MVTREEIESYIEQVPPLPSTLRESLAALEKKELAEAAKTASADVAMVHYLQCVVNSAAYGFRNELKEPKQIFSALGTERAKSLLYAYMVSLMSPKAWRFFRLTSDDFTHFQTSLMARWEKLLKQEGADEKYLSAAALMSAGLVVADALFGEYAADVALLREHEALDLDTILERLTGMRFDGLVDMVAQKWEMQRDVREVVRLAFGNEACGMEEETCRLARLLHLLLFYELSRPVMMEAEANAFVEFRPEFVAPVIERFEKAVEIA
- the rpe gene encoding ribulose-phosphate 3-epimerase, whose translation is MLVAPSILSADFGHLARDVEAICEGGCDFVHVDVMDGHFVPNLTIGPVVVEAVAKAATKPLDIHLMVENNTFFVDLFAPLKPEFISFHIEEEKHPHRLIQKIRGLGIRPSIVLNPHTPPQCVEYLLEDLDMVLLMSVNPGFGGQRFIPGVLEKAKVLKELVEKRNPKCLIEIDGGVSDANIHAVKEAGVDVAVSGSYVFRHRNGIRHAIESLKV
- the rpmB gene encoding 50S ribosomal protein L28, whose protein sequence is MARKCSITGKGPMTGYNVSHAHNKTKRRFLPNLRTVRITLEDGTRKKIKVAASTLRTMKKKGA
- a CDS encoding dicarboxylate/amino acid:cation symporter — translated: MKKLFSIESLTLLAILFGILAGLWLPEAMLSLKWLGDLFLMLLKMLIIPLVFASVFVAVVSLGSGEALKNLGIKTFGYYLLTTALAVTLGLLVVNFAEPATSHHLHAAQTIQPPKEQSFASLLLSFVPANIFHSLDEGRIVQILVFVILFAVAALYLEPAKRETLQLFFESVNDAMAKVAEWVIALTPLGVFSLIGYVVAKEGFQTIVDLKSYVAAVLTALFLHALFVLPAVAAFLGRFNPLEYFRKVREAVLIAFSTASSSATLPVSIDVASTKGGVKRESAGFVLPLGATVNMDGTALYEAIAVMFIANSYGVELGFSQQIVIFLTATFASVGAAGIPGAGLVMMTMILSAVGLPLEAIGLIAAVDRILDMFRTAVNVWGDLLAAKVMNRFV
- a CDS encoding gamma carbonic anhydrase family protein codes for the protein MLLRYKEWFPKFGEKCWVAPDATVVGNVETGEECSVWFGCVIRGDVHKIRIGDRTNIQDLTMIHVTHYKKPDMSDGHPTIIGNDVTVGHRVMLHGCTIEDGCLIGMNSTILDGAVIGKESIVGAGALVTGGKTFPPRSLIIGSPAKAVRQLTDEEVEELYASARRYVEFKNEYIDHIA
- a CDS encoding phosphoribosylanthranilate isomerase → MPDSRPTPRVKICGITNLDDAMAAVEAGADALGFVFYEKSPRYVSVQEAKAIVTQLPPFVERVGLFVNKTPMEVDLACAESGMSLAQIHFDVDESYLHALHTKALPVVRARAPEDVMTFEGRYRLVDAFCESYGGAGKRLNLEWFEGIDCSRIVLAGGLTPENVSEALAYGFYGVDVSSGVERARGKKDPARIRAFIEAVKGSACGR
- a CDS encoding chemotaxis protein CheX, encoding MRPVIKKQRIALFAPQGFLDGNNASQLITMQDIQATLSANVNMVLVSLKKVVFFNKNGITVVLDALEKIQKKNKATIGFCDYDRKQYDAFFKFFEGDINFSLFKTIDIAMLFAGGLEAKSRDENVLLFNEDPTQRSMQAIEIFDRGYNPVVVQKLEDFTSKAEESDKFAAVVDMTYLGLMSSRIAARTRGNCVIYYLKGFLDGSITEQFDLLYHQNCLKVGFQLFMFDATRVSSLNIHAANFFSRLSTAGAEYGALIAIVGLDMEKTPRKFVEELEDAGIMFFENETDFFTDEVVQSMSGGGAAVKKEKHKLTKPVVARLPVLVSATMDTLQMMTGMMALKEGMAIQPLKLGGEALMASSIAFYGDIDGMMTLVMPKTMVKKACTLILGEESDDNEVLADALSELVNIVAGKSKTMLQDQGVMINITLPRSYTTIEDLEQTLAGIQGVQVNFSFEDYPFTFYLSP
- a CDS encoding 3'-5' exonuclease, translating into MRPLIDNLVAAVKKRGGRMPLEEFRALIQKTRDSLFEDVDTLTELVIASGVPIDIVGEEVVLETFFRPWREETFCVVDIETNGSVPSRSQIIEIGALKWRNGEIVDRFESFAACSYLPYQISEITGINPEDLEGAPELSKMLPKFKAFLGSAVFVAHNISFDYNFVSHSFERFGLGVLGNRKLCTIELARRTIEAERYGLGHLNVALDINTLVHHRAYADALTASKVLEIGLKNLPETVVTTEELIDFTKMPVRKAKQLRSTGN
- the argJ gene encoding bifunctional glutamate N-acetyltransferase/amino-acid acetyltransferase ArgJ, which encodes MFKLVSIDNGVCAPQGFYADGIAAGLKPQGQKDIAFIHSDTLCDVEAIFTTNRFQAAPIRHFQKHGVKQSDFVLINAKNANAMTGEKGVEDIETILAHACDRLGNITHPVMSSTGVIGVPLPVEKIKAGVERFDLKKRDGDAAAEAIMTTDSYPKTVAFEVQLDSGASFRIGAMAKGAGMIDPAMATMLCFITTDAAIPQDEMKPLLRACAATTFNAISVDGDTSTNDTVMLLSNGKSGIYRREAFAFALEKVMHELALKIVADGEGATKCVAFRVTGAKNDADAAVAAKALTHSLLVKTALYGEDPNWGRIASTIGASGAECDPRTLTITFGNVTVYDKGTILFDEEREAKAAKVMQKKAFSIHCDLGIGEGAFTAYGCDLGYEYVKINADYRT